The Panthera tigris isolate Pti1 chromosome F3, P.tigris_Pti1_mat1.1, whole genome shotgun sequence genome includes a window with the following:
- the MAP1LC3C gene encoding microtubule-associated proteins 1A/1B light chain 3C translates to MCWMRATRQEEVAGIQAKFPNKIPVIVERYPREKFLPPLDKTKFLVPQELTMTQFLSIIRSRLVLGASEAFYLLVNNKSLVSMSVTMAEVYRDYQDEDGFVYVTYASQEMFGCLGSGKTLPSSAEHV, encoded by the exons ATGTGCTGGATGAGAG cAACCAGACAAGAGGAAGTTGCTGGAATCCAGGCAAAGTTCCCAAACAAGATCCCG GTGATAGTGGAGCGCTATCCCAGGGAAAAGTTCCTGCCTCCGCTGGACAAGACCAAGTTCCTGGTCCCTCAAGAGCTGACCATGACCCAGTTCCTCAGCATCATCCG GAGCCGCCTGGTCCTGGGGGCTTCTGAAGCCTTTTACTTGCTGGTGAACAATAAGAGCCTGGTCAGCATGAGTGTGACCATGGCAGAGGTCTACAGGGACTACCAGGATGAGGACGGGTTCGTGTACGTGACCTACGCCTCCCAGGAGATGTTCGGCTGCCTGGGCTCCGGGAAGACCCTGCCGTCCTCTGCAGAGCATGTCTAG